The DNA segment CGCGAACATGTTTCAGGCCGCCGTGTCGGCGTCAGCGCCGGTTCAGCCGCTTTGCATCATGTACGAGGACGCAAGCGGCCGGCAGTCGACCGCACCGGCCTATATCGACGACCTGTCACTGGCCGATTCGTTGAACATGCTGTTAAATCGCGGCCCGTTGACCGCGCACGTGTATGTGGGCGCGCCGCTCGCGCCGGGCGCGGACCGCCGCGCGCTGGCCGCGCAAGCCGAAGCGGTGATCGGTGCGGCGTTGCGGGAGCTGCAGGGCGGCACCGCACGCGCCGGCGCAATATTGGTGGAGCGGGCGGACTCGCCAGAAATCGCGAATCTGGAAATCGACGCGCTGGTCAAGCGGCCCGGTGATCGTCGGCCCGGTCAATCGGCCTGATCATTTGCCGACAACCGGCGGATGCCGGCGAGCTTTAATTCCCGCTGCCGCCGGGTTCGCGGCACGACTCGCAATTCACCTGCGTCAGCGTACGCGCGGCGGGGTCCTGCGTTAGCCGGATGGCGGAGAGCTTTTCGCCCCACACACAGCCCGAGTCGAGCCCAATCAGATTGTCACGCACGGTCAGACCAAGCGCGGCCCAATGACCGAATATCACGGTGACGTCCGCCGTTTTGCGCGATGGCACGTCGAACCACGGCATACAACCCGCCGGCGCTGCGTTCAGACCGCCGCTGCTGCTGAAATCCATCGTGCCGTCGGCATGGCAGAAGCGGATACGCGTCAACGCACTGCACGTGATGCGCAAGCGGTCGATGCCTTTGAGCTTCGGCGTCCAACGGTTTGGCTCGTTGCCATAGAGACCGGCAAGCGTCTCCTTCCAGTTCGGCGCGCGCAGTGCGCGCTGCAGTTCGTCTGCGAGTTCCAGCGTCAGATTCACGTCCCATTGCGGCAGCACGCCCGCGTGCACCATCAGCATTCCGTTCTCGAAATGCGCGAGCGGGCGGTGACGCACCCACTCGAGCAGATCGGCGGC comes from the Paraburkholderia sp. PREW-6R genome and includes:
- a CDS encoding symmetrical bis(5'-nucleosyl)-tetraphosphatase codes for the protein MTSAATTSPLSPPLPAPLAFGDLQGCRKPFQQLLAKAAPPADTPLWFAGDLINRGSESLATLRDVIALGERAVPVLGNHDLHLLSVSAGIRKSKKGDTIEEILAAPDAADLLEWVRHRPLAHFENGMLMVHAGVLPQWDVNLTLELADELQRALRAPNWKETLAGLYGNEPNRWTPKLKGIDRLRITCSALTRIRFCHADGTMDFSSSGGLNAAPAGCMPWFDVPSRKTADVTVIFGHWAALGLTVRDNLIGLDSGCVWGEKLSAIRLTQDPAARTLTQVNCESCREPGGSGN